TCGGCCGTCACCGCGTTCTGGATGACGCTGATCTCCGTGGACGCGTACGGCGCCCAGACGAACCCGCCGACGAACATGATCACCAGCGCGAGTGGGAGCGTGTGCACGAACACCAGCGGCAGCAGGATGAGCCCCCACACCGCGGCGCCGACCGCGTTGACCACCGCCGGGCGGAAGCGGGCCAGCCGCGGCACCATCACCAGGCCGAGCAGTGCGCCGACGCCCATCGCCGACCACATCGCGCCGTAGCCCGCGCCACCGGCGCCGAGGTTCTGCTGGGAGAACACCGGGATCGCGGTCAGCAGCGGGCCGTAGGACAGGAAGTAGATGACCGTCAGGATCATCATCGCGCGGACCACCGGCACGGTGATCAGCGGACCGAATCCGGCGACGAAGCTGTTCTTGGCCTTCTTCGGCGGTCCCGAGGGCACCGGCGGGGCCACGGCCGGGTTCACCCGCACGCCGAGCACCAGCGCCGTCGCGACCAGGCACATGATCGCCGGGATGAACAGCGACCAGATCCCGATGAAGCCGGCGAGCGAACCGCCGAGGATCGGGCCGACGAGGTAGGGGAACTGGTCGCCGATGGTCAGGACGCCGTTCGCCACCTGCAGCTCGCGGCGCGGGATGAGCAGCGGCGTGATGACGCGGGTGCCGACCTTGGCCAGCGGGTTCGTGACGCCCATGACCAGGCACAGCCCCAGCACCACCGGGATGCTGAACGTGCCGACGACCGACAGCAGCGCGATCCCGCCGATCGCGATCCCGCGGACGGCGAAGCCGATCGCGGTCAGCCGCACCGGCGACCAGCGGTCGAACCACGCGCCGAGCAGCGGGCCCGACACGATCTCGGGGGCCCGGCGGAACAGCACCGCCAAGCCGGCGAGTGCGGGCGACCCGGTCTCCACCAGCACGATCCAGATCAGGGCGACGGAGGCGAACTCGTCGGCCGTTTCCGACAGCAGGCTGCTCATGGTGAGCTTGCCCAGGCCCGGGAACCGGCCCAGCACCGACCGCTGCCACCGCTCCCGGACGAATCCGGGCGCCAGGTCCACCATCACTGCCCCTTTCCGATCCGCCGCCGCGGCCGCGGTCCACCATCCTCCCGGGCGGCCGCGGACCGCATCTCCCGCAGTGCCCGGCCGGTTACGCGGCCTTGCCGAGCGCGTCGCCGGTCTCGTCGGCCGCCTCCGCGATCAGCGAACCCTGGGCCGTTTCGTAACGGCCGGCGAACAACGCCGGGTGTGCCGACCGGATGCCCCCGACGACGAGCTCGTACGGGAAGTCGTCGAAGTCGCCGTAGTCGTGGAGGAACTCCATGTACCGGCGGCCCTTGCTGTCGTACGGGTGCGACATGCTGTCGGCGGTGCCGTCGAACTCGAGCGGCGTGATGCCGTAGAGCCGGCACAGCAGCTTGTTGAACACCGGCGTCGCGCGGACCCACCTGCCGTCCAGGTACACCGAGTTCAGCGCGTGGAAGCGGAACACGTCGCCGCCGACCAGCTCGCGCAGCCGCGGCGACGCGAGGTGGTTGCGGACGTCGGTGAGCGCGATCCGGCTCGGCACGCCCGCCGCGCGGCACACCGCGGCGTACACGATGGACTTGTGCACGCAGAACCCGCGGCCGCGCTCGATGATCGAACTGGCTTTGAGGCCGGTGCGGCTCAGCGCCGCGCCGTAGACCTCGTAGTGCAGCTTGTCGCGGACCGCGTAGTACAGCGCGACCGCCTTCTCGGTCGGCGTGGTTTCCGTGCCGTCGAGCACCTGCCCGGCGAACTCCCGCACGACCGGGTGGTCGTGATCGAGGAACGGGGTGACCCCGAGCAGGTCCTGGGGAGGCGTGTCGGCCACCATTTCGTCCTTCTTCCGGTTTCCGGCGCCTGTCAGCGCACTCCGAGCATTCTGGCGACCTTGTCCCGCTGGACCTCCGACGTTCCGGAGTAGATCGTGCCGCCGGTGGCGTCGCGCAGTTCCTTCTCGATCCCGAACTCGCTGAGATAGCCCCGGCCGCCGAAGATCTGCACGGCGTTGGTGGCGGATCGGACGTTCGCCTCGCTGGCCAGGACCTTCGCCATGGCCACGTCGACCATCACGTCCTCGCCGGCTGCGAACCGCTTCGCGGTGTCGTAGAACCAGTTGCGGGTGGTCTCCAGGTCGATCTTCATCTCGACGATCTTTTCCGCGATCAGCTGGCACGACGCTATCGGCGCCCCGAACTGCTTGCGGCTCTTCGCGTATTCGATGCTCTGCTCCAGGCGGTACGCCATGGCGCCGAGGCTGATCGCGAAGGAGAGGAGCACCTCCCACTTCATCACGTAGTCGAGCAGCAGGAAGCCCTTGCCCCGGCGGCCGACCATGTTCGCCGCGGGCACCACGCAGCCGGTGAACGTCAGGTTTC
This window of the Amycolatopsis balhimycina FH 1894 genome carries:
- a CDS encoding MFS transporter — its product is MVDLAPGFVRERWQRSVLGRFPGLGKLTMSSLLSETADEFASVALIWIVLVETGSPALAGLAVLFRRAPEIVSGPLLGAWFDRWSPVRLTAIGFAVRGIAIGGIALLSVVGTFSIPVVLGLCLVMGVTNPLAKVGTRVITPLLIPRRELQVANGVLTIGDQFPYLVGPILGGSLAGFIGIWSLFIPAIMCLVATALVLGVRVNPAVAPPVPSGPPKKAKNSFVAGFGPLITVPVVRAMMILTVIYFLSYGPLLTAIPVFSQQNLGAGGAGYGAMWSAMGVGALLGLVMVPRLARFRPAVVNAVGAAVWGLILLPLVFVHTLPLALVIMFVGGFVWAPYASTEISVIQNAVTAEQYGAVFGARRSVIVASSPTGAALGGLLLEHFGASQVVALSGLACVAGGVLCLCLPSVRATKPEPAEPEPVRPEPEPEPV
- a CDS encoding transglutaminase-like domain-containing protein, with the protein product MVADTPPQDLLGVTPFLDHDHPVVREFAGQVLDGTETTPTEKAVALYYAVRDKLHYEVYGAALSRTGLKASSIIERGRGFCVHKSIVYAAVCRAAGVPSRIALTDVRNHLASPRLRELVGGDVFRFHALNSVYLDGRWVRATPVFNKLLCRLYGITPLEFDGTADSMSHPYDSKGRRYMEFLHDYGDFDDFPYELVVGGIRSAHPALFAGRYETAQGSLIAEAADETGDALGKAA